ACAGTTCCTTGTTGTAATACATGGCCCGAGCCGAGGCTGCGATCGGCAGGCCATAGGTCTTGCCATTCATGATCGAGGGCGACAGGAAGGTCTCGATGAAACGGCCCTTGAATTCGGGCGTGATGTAGCTGTCGAGCGGCTCGGCGACATCCTGCTGGACGAAGTCGATCAGCCAGCGTGTGCCGATGATCGAGAGATCCGCATTGGTGCCGGCGGTGATGTCGGTGGTCAGCTTCTGCAGCAGCACATCCCACGGCACGACTTCGAACTTGACAGTGATGCCGGGGTTCTTCGCCTCGAACTCCTTCTTCACCTCTTCGAAATAAGGCCCGGTCTTGGCGCTGTATTCGGCGACGGTGACGCGCACTTCACCCGCATTCGCCTGCGCCGCGAAGGCCAGCATGCTCATTCCGGCCATCAGGCCGACAGTCCATTTGGCAAGGCTCATCCGATCTCTCCCATTTGTTCCGCGCTTTTTGCGCTCCTTGCGCCGATGGCTGGCACAAGATTTATGTGACTTTCCTACATTATCGACGAATCCACCGCATGCAAGCGGATTATCATGTTGCTTAATTACATTCCATTCCTTAGCCTGCCGGCATCTGCCTGATCTGCGGGAGGAACAAGCACCGTGGTTTCGAAAGCCGAATTCGAGGGCCGTACTGTCGTCGTCACGGGTGCCGGCGGCGGCCTTGGCTCGGCGATCGTCGCACTGCTGGCCGCAAGGGGCGCGCGGGTGGTCGGCTGCGACCAATCCGAGGAGGCGCTGGCAAGCCCGCACCTTGCCTCGCGCCATGTCTTCAACCTTCTTGACCGCGCGTCCCTAGAGAAGGCGATCACCGCCGTGCTCGACAGGGACGGCGTACCCGATATCCTGATCAACAACGCCGGCTGGACGCGCGCCGAGACGCTTGCCGCGCTGACGGCGGACAGGATCGAGCATGAGCTCGACCTCAATCTGACCGGGGTGATGACCTTCGCCGACCCTATCGCCAAGGCGATGGCCGCGCGCGGATCGGGCAGCGTCGTCTTCATCTCCTCCGTCAATGCCATCGCGCATTTCGGCAATCCCGCCTATGCCGCCGCCAAGGCCGGCATCAACGCCTATGCCAAATCGATCGCCGTCGAGCTTGGCCGCAGCGGCGTGCGCGCCAATGTCGTCTGCCCCGGGTCGATCCGCACCGCCGCCTGGGACCATCGCCTGGCCAAGGATCCGGAAATCCTCGGCAAGCTCAAGCGGCTCTATCCGCTCGGCCGCATCGTCAACCCACAGGAAGTCGCCGAAGCGGTGGCTTTCCTTGCCTCCGACCGCGCCTCGGGCGTAACAGGCGTGGTGATGCCCGTCGATGCCGGGCTGACCGCCGGCTGCCTGCCGTTCATCGACGACATATTGGGAGCGTGACCATGACCGACGTCCTGTTTCGCAACCTGTCGAAATCCTTCGGCCAGCACAGGATCCTCGAGGACATCAACCTCGATATAAAAAGCGGCGAGTTCGTCGTGCTGGTCGGCCCGTCGGGCTGCGGCAAGTCCACCCTGCTGCGCATGCTAGCCGGCCTGGAGACGATCAGCTCGGGCGATCTGCTGATCGGCGGCACACGCGCCAACGACCTGCCGCCGCAGCAGCGCAACATCGCGATGGTGTTCCAGTCCTACGCGCTGTTCCCGCACCTGAAGGCCTCCGACAATATCGGCTTCGGCCCGAAGATCCGTGGCGAGAACCGCGCGGCGGTCGACGAAAAGGTCAAGAAGGCGTCCGGCGTCCTCAACCTGTTTTCCTATCTCGACCGCTACCCGCGCCAGCTCTCGGGCGGCCAGCGCCAGCGCGTGGCCATGGGCCGCGCCATCGTCCGTGAACCCTCGGTGTTCCTGTTCGACGAGCCGCTCTCCAATCTCGACGCGCAGTTGCGCGTGCAGATGCGCACCGAGATCAAGGCGCTGCACCAGCGGCTGAAATCGACGATCGTCTATGTCACCCACGACCAGATCGAAGCCATGACCATGGCCGACCGCATCGTCGTGGTGGACCGCGGCAGGATCCAGCAGGTCGGAGCACCGCTCGAACTCTATGACAGGCCGGCCAACAAGTTCGTTGCCGGCTTTCTCGGCTCCCCGTCGATGAGCTTTGTCTCCGGGGCTCTCAGGACGACGCCTGAGAAGACCTGGTTCGAGTCGGTTGGCGGCGGCCGGCTTGCGCTTGCCGGTAAGCCGGTGCCTGCGGGCAGCGTGGTGGAGGCCGGCATCCGGCCCGAGCACTTCA
The genomic region above belongs to Mesorhizobium sp. B4-1-4 and contains:
- a CDS encoding SDR family NAD(P)-dependent oxidoreductase; the protein is MVSKAEFEGRTVVVTGAGGGLGSAIVALLAARGARVVGCDQSEEALASPHLASRHVFNLLDRASLEKAITAVLDRDGVPDILINNAGWTRAETLAALTADRIEHELDLNLTGVMTFADPIAKAMAARGSGSVVFISSVNAIAHFGNPAYAAAKAGINAYAKSIAVELGRSGVRANVVCPGSIRTAAWDHRLAKDPEILGKLKRLYPLGRIVNPQEVAEAVAFLASDRASGVTGVVMPVDAGLTAGCLPFIDDILGA
- a CDS encoding ABC transporter ATP-binding protein, whose translation is MTDVLFRNLSKSFGQHRILEDINLDIKSGEFVVLVGPSGCGKSTLLRMLAGLETISSGDLLIGGTRANDLPPQQRNIAMVFQSYALFPHLKASDNIGFGPKIRGENRAAVDEKVKKASGVLNLFSYLDRYPRQLSGGQRQRVAMGRAIVREPSVFLFDEPLSNLDAQLRVQMRTEIKALHQRLKSTIVYVTHDQIEAMTMADRIVVVDRGRIQQVGAPLELYDRPANKFVAGFLGSPSMSFVSGALRTTPEKTWFESVGGGRLALAGKPVPAGSVVEAGIRPEHFIIGEAADAMALKVDVVEPTGSETHVYGAIGADTVRAVFRDRVPIRPGDLLPVSVDPGNIHLFDKATGLPL